A DNA window from Brassica napus cultivar Da-Ae chromosome C1, Da-Ae, whole genome shotgun sequence contains the following coding sequences:
- the LOC106395594 gene encoding G-type lectin S-receptor-like serine/threonine-protein kinase SD1-29 isoform X2 has protein sequence MVPQSSLMYDLSLGKKRVLTSWKSNSDPSPGGFSLEITPQVPLQGLIRRGSAPYWRTGPWAKTRFTGFPQFDESYVSPFSVVQDLAAGAGSFSYSTLRNFNLSYITLTPEGEMKIYWDQGKRWMHHVTEPEHSCDLYGACGPFGLCVRSSTPKCICVKGFVPKSDEEWRKRNWTSGCVRRQELSCLANSQGKDTDVFYHMNNVKTPDMHQFVSFLDAEMCYQGCLGNCSCTAFAYISGIGCLVWNGKLVDTVQFLSNGETLSLRLARSELAGSSRTKIIVGAITSLSIVAILIFTAFMFWRYRGKQNDAWKDEFEPQDISGVNFFQMHTIRTATNNFSSSNKLGQGGFGPVYKGILLDGKEIAVKRLSSSSGQGTEEFMNEITLISKLQHRNLVRLLGYCIEREEKLLIYEFMVNKSLDIFLFDPTLKLEIDWPKRFNIIQGIARGLLYLHRDSRLRVIHRDLKVSNILLDEEMNPKISDFGLARMFQGTQFQYSTQRVAGTLGYMSPEYAWAGLFSEKSDIYSFGVLMLEIISGEKISRFTFGDERKGLVAYAWESWCESGGFNLLDRDLNHSCKAYEVSRCVQVGLLCVQHEAADRPNTLQVMSMITSTTDLPIPKQPIFAVQTQNVETSNDVSTMSKDLFSVNDLTHSVIQGR, from the exons ATGGTGCCTCAGTCATCGTTGATGTATGATCTCTCCCTCGGCAAGAAGCGTGTATTGACCTCATGGAAAAGTAACAGCGATCCATCTCCTGGGGGCTTCTCACTGGAGATCACACCACAAGTCCCCTTGCAAGGCCTTATAAGAAGAGGCTCAGCGCCTTACTGGAGAACTGGTCCATGGGCGAAAACAAGATTCACTGGCTTTCCACAGTTTGATGAATCATATGTGAGTCCATTCTCCGTTGTCCAGGATTTAGCAGCTGGTGCAGGATCTTTCTCTTACTCCACGTTAAGAAACTTCAATCTATCGTATATTACCCTAACACCAGAGGGGGAAATGAAGATTTACTGGGATCAAGGCAAAAGATGGATGCATCACGTTACTGAGCCAGAACACTCATGTGATTTATACGGTGCTTGTGGGCCTTTTGGTCTGTGTGTGAGATCCAGTACCCCCAAGTGTATATGCGTGAAAGGGTTTGTACCAAAGTCAGATGAAGAGTGGAGAAAAAGGAACTGGACAAGTGGGTGTGTGAGACGTCAAGAGCTATCTTGCCTGGCGAACTCTCAAGGCAAAGATACAGACGTCTTCTATCATATGAACAATGTAAAGACTCCGGATATGCACCAATTTGTAAGCTTTCTCGATGCGGAAATGTGCTACCAAGGTTGTCTAGGCAACTGTTCTTGCACAGCCTTTGCTTATATAAGTGGAATTGGATGCTTAGTATGGAATGGGAAGCTAGTAGACACCGTTCAGTTTTTGTCTAATGGAGAAACTCTCTCCCTCCGTCTTGCACGTTCGGAATTGG CTGGAAGCAGTCGAACCAAGATTATAGTAGGTGCTATCACCAGCCTTTCCATTGTCGCAATATTGATCTTTACCGCATTTATGTTCTGGAGATACAGAGGGAAACAAAATG ATGCATGGAAGGATGAGTTTGAGCCACAAGATATATCAGGAGTAAATTTCTTTCAGATGCATACCATACGAACCGCCACCAATAACTTCAGTTCCTCAAACAAGCTTGGTCAAGGTGGATTTGGTCCAGTGTACAAG GGAATCCTGCTAGATGGGAAGGAGATAGCCGTTAAACGCCTTTCTAGTAGCTCTGGTCAGGGTACAGAGGAGTTTATGAATGAAATAACATTAATCTCAAAACTACAACATAGAAACTTGGTTCGCCTTTTGGGATATTGcatagaaagagaagagaagctaTTGATTTATGAGTTTATGGTGAACAAAAGCCTCGATATCTTTCTATTTG ATCCAACTCTGAAGCTTGAGATCGACTGGCCAAAGAGATTCAACATCATTCAAGGTATTGCGCGTGGACTTCTCTATCTCCACCGTGACTCACGCCTTAGAGTCATTCACCGAGATCTGAAGGTTAGCAATATTCTTCTGGATGAGGAGATGAACCCGAAAATATCGGATTTTGGATTGGCTCGGATGTTTCAGGGAACCCAATTTCAGTACAGCACTCAAAGGGTTGCAGGAACTTT AGGATACATGTCTCCTGAGTATGCATGGGCAGGGCTattctctgagaagtctgacaTCTATAGCTTTGGAGTTCTGATGTTGGAAATCATCAGCGGAGAGAAGATTTCAAGATTCACCTTTGGTGATGAGCGCAAAGGTCTTGTTGCATAT GCTTGGGAATCTTGGTGCGAGTCCGGGGGATTTAATCTTCTGGATAGAGATCTTAATCATTCGTGCAAAGCATATGAAGTTTCCAGATGTGTTCAGGTTGGTCTTCTCTGTGTCCAACACGAAGCTGCAGACAGACCAAACACTCTTCAAGTAATGTCTATGATTACTTCAACAACGGATCTTCCAATCCCGAAGCAGCCAATATTTGCGGTGCAAACTCAAAATGTGGAAACTTCTAACGATGTTTCAACAATGTCTAAAGATCTTTTCTCTGTCAATGACTTGACGCACTCTGTGATCCAAGGGCGATAA
- the LOC106395594 gene encoding G-type lectin S-receptor-like serine/threonine-protein kinase SD1-29 isoform X1 — protein MRKMTMVLFACSLLLIIFPFCGYAAINTSSPLSIGQTLSSPGGFYELGFFSPNNTRNLYVGIWFKEIVPRVVVWVANRDKPVTNSAANLTISSSNGSLILFDGKQDVIWSTGEAFTSNKCHAELQDTGNLVVIDDVSRKTLWQSFENLGDTMVPQSSLMYDLSLGKKRVLTSWKSNSDPSPGGFSLEITPQVPLQGLIRRGSAPYWRTGPWAKTRFTGFPQFDESYVSPFSVVQDLAAGAGSFSYSTLRNFNLSYITLTPEGEMKIYWDQGKRWMHHVTEPEHSCDLYGACGPFGLCVRSSTPKCICVKGFVPKSDEEWRKRNWTSGCVRRQELSCLANSQGKDTDVFYHMNNVKTPDMHQFVSFLDAEMCYQGCLGNCSCTAFAYISGIGCLVWNGKLVDTVQFLSNGETLSLRLARSELAGSSRTKIIVGAITSLSIVAILIFTAFMFWRYRGKQNDAWKDEFEPQDISGVNFFQMHTIRTATNNFSSSNKLGQGGFGPVYKGILLDGKEIAVKRLSSSSGQGTEEFMNEITLISKLQHRNLVRLLGYCIEREEKLLIYEFMVNKSLDIFLFDPTLKLEIDWPKRFNIIQGIARGLLYLHRDSRLRVIHRDLKVSNILLDEEMNPKISDFGLARMFQGTQFQYSTQRVAGTLGYMSPEYAWAGLFSEKSDIYSFGVLMLEIISGEKISRFTFGDERKGLVAYAWESWCESGGFNLLDRDLNHSCKAYEVSRCVQVGLLCVQHEAADRPNTLQVMSMITSTTDLPIPKQPIFAVQTQNVETSNDVSTMSKDLFSVNDLTHSVIQGR, from the exons ATGAGAAAGATGACTATGGTTTTATTTGCTTGCTCTCTCTTACTAATCATCTTCCCTTTCTGTGGTTACGCAGCTATAAACACATCAAGCCCTTTGTCAATAGGACAAACTCTGAGCTCCCCTGGTGGGTTTTATGAGTTAGGCTTCTTCAGTCCTAACAATACCCGGAATCTGTATGTTGGGATCTGGTTCAAGGAAATCGTTCCTCGGGTGGTTGTGTGGGTGGCTAACAGAGACAAACCAGTTACAAACTCTGCGGCAAATCTCACCATCAGCAGCAGCAACGGTAGCCTGATCTTGTTTGATGGGAAACAAGATGTTATTTGGTCAACAGGAGAGGCTTTCACATCCAACAAGTGTCATGCCGAGCTTCAAGACACCGGAAACCTTGTTGTTATCGATGATGTTTCAAGAAAAACTCTGTGGCAAAGCTTCGAGAATCTTGGTGATACTATGGTGCCTCAGTCATCGTTGATGTATGATCTCTCCCTCGGCAAGAAGCGTGTATTGACCTCATGGAAAAGTAACAGCGATCCATCTCCTGGGGGCTTCTCACTGGAGATCACACCACAAGTCCCCTTGCAAGGCCTTATAAGAAGAGGCTCAGCGCCTTACTGGAGAACTGGTCCATGGGCGAAAACAAGATTCACTGGCTTTCCACAGTTTGATGAATCATATGTGAGTCCATTCTCCGTTGTCCAGGATTTAGCAGCTGGTGCAGGATCTTTCTCTTACTCCACGTTAAGAAACTTCAATCTATCGTATATTACCCTAACACCAGAGGGGGAAATGAAGATTTACTGGGATCAAGGCAAAAGATGGATGCATCACGTTACTGAGCCAGAACACTCATGTGATTTATACGGTGCTTGTGGGCCTTTTGGTCTGTGTGTGAGATCCAGTACCCCCAAGTGTATATGCGTGAAAGGGTTTGTACCAAAGTCAGATGAAGAGTGGAGAAAAAGGAACTGGACAAGTGGGTGTGTGAGACGTCAAGAGCTATCTTGCCTGGCGAACTCTCAAGGCAAAGATACAGACGTCTTCTATCATATGAACAATGTAAAGACTCCGGATATGCACCAATTTGTAAGCTTTCTCGATGCGGAAATGTGCTACCAAGGTTGTCTAGGCAACTGTTCTTGCACAGCCTTTGCTTATATAAGTGGAATTGGATGCTTAGTATGGAATGGGAAGCTAGTAGACACCGTTCAGTTTTTGTCTAATGGAGAAACTCTCTCCCTCCGTCTTGCACGTTCGGAATTGG CTGGAAGCAGTCGAACCAAGATTATAGTAGGTGCTATCACCAGCCTTTCCATTGTCGCAATATTGATCTTTACCGCATTTATGTTCTGGAGATACAGAGGGAAACAAAATG ATGCATGGAAGGATGAGTTTGAGCCACAAGATATATCAGGAGTAAATTTCTTTCAGATGCATACCATACGAACCGCCACCAATAACTTCAGTTCCTCAAACAAGCTTGGTCAAGGTGGATTTGGTCCAGTGTACAAG GGAATCCTGCTAGATGGGAAGGAGATAGCCGTTAAACGCCTTTCTAGTAGCTCTGGTCAGGGTACAGAGGAGTTTATGAATGAAATAACATTAATCTCAAAACTACAACATAGAAACTTGGTTCGCCTTTTGGGATATTGcatagaaagagaagagaagctaTTGATTTATGAGTTTATGGTGAACAAAAGCCTCGATATCTTTCTATTTG ATCCAACTCTGAAGCTTGAGATCGACTGGCCAAAGAGATTCAACATCATTCAAGGTATTGCGCGTGGACTTCTCTATCTCCACCGTGACTCACGCCTTAGAGTCATTCACCGAGATCTGAAGGTTAGCAATATTCTTCTGGATGAGGAGATGAACCCGAAAATATCGGATTTTGGATTGGCTCGGATGTTTCAGGGAACCCAATTTCAGTACAGCACTCAAAGGGTTGCAGGAACTTT AGGATACATGTCTCCTGAGTATGCATGGGCAGGGCTattctctgagaagtctgacaTCTATAGCTTTGGAGTTCTGATGTTGGAAATCATCAGCGGAGAGAAGATTTCAAGATTCACCTTTGGTGATGAGCGCAAAGGTCTTGTTGCATAT GCTTGGGAATCTTGGTGCGAGTCCGGGGGATTTAATCTTCTGGATAGAGATCTTAATCATTCGTGCAAAGCATATGAAGTTTCCAGATGTGTTCAGGTTGGTCTTCTCTGTGTCCAACACGAAGCTGCAGACAGACCAAACACTCTTCAAGTAATGTCTATGATTACTTCAACAACGGATCTTCCAATCCCGAAGCAGCCAATATTTGCGGTGCAAACTCAAAATGTGGAAACTTCTAACGATGTTTCAACAATGTCTAAAGATCTTTTCTCTGTCAATGACTTGACGCACTCTGTGATCCAAGGGCGATAA